From the Synchiropus splendidus isolate RoL2022-P1 chromosome 3, RoL_Sspl_1.0, whole genome shotgun sequence genome, the window GGAGTCAGgagtgacagaagaaaaacatgtgaCACGTGAACATCTGTGCAagagggccgcagtgggtgcgggtTTTCGTTCCAGCCCTGAAAGCACTAACAGGTTAatcaatcaggtgtcagctaaAACAAACCGCACCAGACTGACTATCAACCGATGACAGTCCTCAGACAACGAATTGGTGAGTAGGTCAgtaggttggaacaaaagcctgcacccactgtgaccctttgaggaccggtttgacacctTTCTTCATCGTGGTTCTGCAGTGTCATGGGTGGCGTTCTCATGAGGTACTGGAAAGCCACCAAAGTgagtttgcttgtttgtttgtttattagtttgtttttaaattttggGGTCCATCCACTCATGTTTACAAAACACAATGCACTTTTTAGGCTATTTCAACATTTCTCTGTGAAGATTGCCCTCTTCACACAGGGGTCTCCTCCCTCAGAACAAAACATAGGGcatatttatttcatctcaAGCCTTATTCTGACATTTTCAATATAGAAAACCCCTAAGCACAAGCTAATAGATTGCTAATCTCCCCCAGAAGTGCCATTATTGAAACTGTAAGAAGATGTTACTGTCATTTTTAGGAgtgttttgctctttttttttctcttgagcAACTTTAATTTCTCCTTATTTAGAGCTTGTTTTAACTAAACTTGAGCTGTAAAGTCCCTGAACATGAAAGTCTGCTCATTTTTTAAGCAGATGAGTCTGGCGAAAATGTGTGATTTCGTCTGGTTCTTTGATGCCTTTTCATTCAACTTTTTTAACTGGGGTGCACATGGCTGAATCGGAAGTAATCGAACATTACATCATAACCAGATTCCACATGTCAAACTGCCCCATCAGCTTTACTTTGACAGgaaacatgtttgtgagtgttgCAGTAACAGCTGACTCAGCATGTAGCTCCGGGTGTGATTAAGCGACACTTTGTCAAGTCTGAGCGCCACTGGTTTAGGCGTGTCTGCTTATATAATAGCTAACCATAGCTTGGACCGAACCAGTCTTTCCTTTTACTTACATGAACTAGGTAACCGGGTTGCTTCAAGTTGAGGATCCTGAAGTAAGTGCATTATTCACAGTATACCTTCTTATTCTTCTCATAAGAGCTTTATTCTACTTCTAACTATTTTGCCATTGAAAACATGCATTGGTTTTAAGCGGCAGGCgtatattttgtgttttcttcattcataTTAAGAAAGCTGTACTTTCAGATGAAGAAACACATATTCCCACACATTTTTTTGCAACCTCCTGATCAGATTATTCTGTCTCATACAGGCACCATGGCAACTCTGGAGAAGCTCGCCGAGGCCAACGCTGCGTTCTGCTTGAATTTGGTCAGGATGCTAAGTGAGGGTGACGCCTCAAACGTCTTCTTCTCCCCGTTCAGCATCTCAGCAGCTTTGTCTATGGTGATGTTGGGAGCCAGGGGCAGCACACAGACTCAGATATCGCAGGTAACGCACACAACTGAAATTAACATTAAAGCTACTCCGGGATTTTTCTCACAGTTAGTCGTATGAAGGAGTTCAGTAACTCTTTAATTGTCCGCAACCGTTTCTGATACCTGGCAGCGTCAGGGTGTGCCGAGGGTAAGTGTCTCCACTTGTAGTCTCCTTCACGCCATGTTTAGTCATCAAGGTGCGGGGGAGAATCCAGGAGGATTCACACAACTCCTTGTCTACACACATGAAAGCAGGCAGTGAATTGTCCTTGTCCAGTAGGTCACGTGCTAATATCAGTGCTTTCCTCTCCCAAACCATGGAACTGGTCAAAGGCAGAATCCTGCTTGAGTCCAGCAGAGATGTGAAAGAAGGATTCAATGGTTCAATAATGTTGAACGCGGTGGCTAATAATCTTTCACTGCAGTTCTAACTCTGATCTGATGAAGTTTTCTCTTCTTAACCACATTTCATACATCACAGGGAAGACAAGTAAATAATACCTGCCACCAATATGGATCaatataagaataagaataagaataagaataagaataagaataagaataagaataagaataagaattagaataagaataagaataagaataagaataagaataagaataagaataagaataagaataagaataagaataagaataagaataagaataagaggTGGGAAGGGGGTTCCAAGGAGTTCTTACTTTATGTTTTGACTTGCTAAATCCATATGAGCAGCTTTCACGAATGTACTGCAAAAATGCATAGACAGTTTATTTACTAATGCAGGAGGAACCAAATAACCAAAATAACAATATGACAGAAAAAAGTGAGTTTTGGTCTTATACACAACCATTGTactccattttcatttcaatagtCTTTTTACTTTGCACATGTCATTTAGTCACATATACTAATATGTTTATGAATCTGACTCCACTCAGAACTGACACCTCATATAGTGATAGCAGGTGTGTACGGgcacttttgttgttttctctctgcaTTATTGTTTTCTCTGTGCATTCAACAAATGATATTcatgtttaatttaaaaagtatGTTACAGTACTTAAGTACTCTTACTCTTAAACCGTCTCTCTTCACTACTAGCAGAGCAGCGGATGGCCATGCATTAGCATTCAAGTGAAAAACGTAAATGCAAATGCAGATGTAAAATAGTaaaacactgttattaaacacaattatttatttcataatattttttattttattttaatttctcctCAGGTGTTATGCTTTACTGAAGCAGAGAGAACGGATCCAGACCAACAACATGGATTAATGCAGTCGCAGACTCTGATGCAGACGCAGGTTCCTAATGTAGTTGACAGCAGTGATGAAGCCATCCATGAGGACTTCTCCAAGATGCTGAAACAGCTCCAGGAAATCTTGTCGGTCCACTTTGCCAGCAGGTTGTATGGAGAAAGGAGCTTCGGGTTTTTGGAGGTGCGCAACTCATGATTCTAGGACAGAATTTAAGCAAATAATATCTTGGCACAATAACctcttattaaaaatattttgtgcaaaacaaatacaatgttTCAAAATGAGGGTTCAATTGTTACATTCCATACTCAAGGAAATCTGTATGCTGACTGCACTATATGTAATGTATCAGAAGTAATGTTATATAATGCAGTCAAGTGTAAGTCATACAagtgtaattacaatgtatgacgggggattgaaataaacatttgttttttttcattcattaatttGAAGGGATTTCTAAAAGAAACCAAGGACAAATATGGTGCGGAACTCGAGCCTGTGGATTTCAAAACTGCTGCTGAGGGGGTTCGGCTCGCCATCAACGAGTGGGTGGAGAAGAACACTGCAGGTGAATATGGACGTTCTTAAATTCTAATGTGACAGATTCCTTCACACACATAAACATGTGTATTCCAGATTACAGAATAGAAAAGACTTGAAGTGCAGTCTTGATTTTCAGTCTTGCACACAACCTTAGTCAGTGCTTTTCCAAAATGTAGTCCAGCCAACTCCCTCTTAAAGCATTCAGCCACACCCCTGGCATTGGTTTCATCATCTGCTGGCGCTGTGCCACAGTGTTTTGATGAATGACTCTTGTCAGCCAGTACATTGGCCTGACAATGAACTACCTACTTTTCAAATCCATAAAAAATCCAAATCCTAATGGTGATCTCATCACCTCTGTATTACTCTTTCAAGCATTTTTAGTCGGAAAAGGCATAGGAAAGATGCCTTTTCATGACCTGGGTGATTCTGCAAcaaattaaatgtattaattaaTGTATCaatttcatgttgttgtttcttAGACAAAATCAAGAACCTTCTGCCTGAGGGTTCAGTGGACAGCTCGACCGCACTGGTGCTGGTAAACGCCATCCACTTCAAGGACAAATGGCTTCATCAGTTCGACAAAGAGGATACACTTCAAGCTCCTTTCAGAATGAGCAAGGTAAAAATGTGGGGGCGAAGATCCCGTACAGGAGCTATCCAGGgatcaaagacaaaaaaacaattgaaggTTCAAGTCGAATGGACAGATTAAAGATAATGGAAGGGTTGGAACACAAGTTTGATTCAAAACTTGTCTCTTATCAAAGGGTTGGTAGACTGAGCAGGGATGGCCCGGTTGTTACGCTGACACACAACATAAACACTTTCAAGTTACCTAATCTGCATCATCACATTCTACAGTAAGTTTGGACTTTCAAGGAAGTGGTGTGAAGTCATCACGGATGGTTTTCCAGTCAGTTCGACTTAGGAGCAGACGAAAATCAAACTTTAGCTCAAAAGCTAAAAACAGATTATCATTCTCTATTGTAGTTTGTCAATGTTTCCTCAGTGTCGTCCAACTGGGCAGAGGAAACCAATGTTTGGGAAGGGCTGATGATGCAGTGTACATGGTGATTTTGAGATGTGTGAGAATTTAAAGTAGTATTAGGGAATACCGACGAAAGGAAGGCCTTGAGTGCAAGGTGGAGAGCAATTTTCACTgaccaaaatatgaaaatggcATACAACAATCCACGTTCAGTACGTGACAGGAGAAAGCAATGAATCCACTTTGGATTGTGAAGCTAGCATGTTGTACATAGAATGCTCAGAAGTGTGGATGAAACCTTCCCCCCTGAATAACTGGTTATTTGTGCCTTTTTATGAATCAACACAAAGACAGTACTAGTTGGTTTTGCAAAAACAGGGACAATGATGAGTTGCTAGAGTTGCTTTGTTTTTGGATAGATCACAACACGCTTAAACTGAATTTCAAATCTGTGCCAGTCATGTTCCCACCTCCTTGACTACCGCAATGCCTTTAACACAATCCAACTCTGTGCGCTACAGGAAACACTCacctgcatgtgtttatttattttgtctgttgcAGGGTAAGAAAATGACAGTGCCAATGATGCATCAGAAGCGCAAGCACAGGTACCTTCATAACCAAGAAAGCAAAATAAAGGTAAGTCGTTTAATTACTCACCTCTGTGGAATTGCTTTTGTTCATTTCATACACTGCTACATAGATGGTGATCCATTGAAGAACATTTATGGGgatttttcaaaagtcatcatCACCATACCTTCTTGACAGAAGTTGAGAGGCAGTGGTGTGGTTTCACATCTGGAGCAATTTAGCTGGAATTAATCTCATTTATCTGTACATAATGCCTTTGTTTTGCTTCCTCGTGCAGTGAAATAGACATTGAAAggtggattctttttttttttcagatgctgGAGATGTCTTATAAAGATGAGCGGCTGAGCATGATCATCCTGTTGCCCGATGATGTGGATGGTGGATTGGAGAAGGTAAgacacaagtacacacacacacacacacgcccaaaGATTAAAAACACATGGTTTTATCTGATCTTGTTAATGGGTCATATTCATCAGgaatttgtttttctgactCCTACACCAGCGTCTGTAGCTTAATAGTGCAAGATCAAACGACTTGGTTATTATTAGTCAATGAAAAGCCTTAATAAAGGTTCTCATCTGAATTGAAAGCAAGTTTTAGTTGGCAGCACACACTTCTGCCCCGTTAATAAACAGCATGGAATCAAATCAATAAAGTGAGCTCCATGAATCAAGGACTGTGTTGGCTCATGGAAAAAGGCAAGTATATTGATGAggaaatctatctatctatgtgtctgtctgtctgtctatctatctatctatctatctatctatctgtctatctatctatctatctatctatctatctgtctatctatctatctatctatctatctatctatctatctatctatctatctatctatctatctgtctgtctgtctgtctgtctgtctgtctgtctgtctgtctgcctgcctgcctgcctgtctgtctgtctgtctgtctgtctgtctgtctatctatctatatatctatatgctTTTTTGCTGAGTAACGATTGAACACCTTCATATGGTGCATGGAGTCCTAGATGATcaggcatttatttatttattgttcatcCTTATAATCTAAAACTGCGTATGCATTGCAGGTGGAGAAGGAGCTGACCTTCAAAAAGCTCATGGGCTGGATTGGATCGATGAGTCTACGTGAAGTGGACGTGAAACtgcccaaatttaagttggagAATATGTATGACATGAACGACATCCTGATGAAAATGGGCATGGTGGACGCCTTCAACCTCTCCAACAGCAACTTCACCGGTAAGAGATAAGGGTATTTACGAAGAAACTGACGTTTATAAGATACTCAGTTATTTCAAGGTGAAATTAAACTGCAGGTTTTaggtctcatcattttattCCTTGTTCATTCTGGTGTGACTTCAGGGAATAATGCTGATGGTTAATCTTTATATTACATGTTTCAATTTTAGTTGTTGCAGTAATGCCAGACTGCAAATCTTAACTGAAGCTGTCAACATATTGCTGGTTTTGTACACAGGTTTCAGTAGCATGATacatgctgctgatgttttgttttgaagatcAAGTACATGCAGAAGAGAGATGATTTGTTGAACTCCAATCAACTATTGTTTCACCTGAGTTGTCCATTATTATGATTACCTATTGTACACAAAGCATCATCTCATATTTCAACGTCATCCATGTACCTTTCTTCCAGGCATATCTTCGGCATTCAATCTGGTGCTTTCCAAAGTGGTCCACAAAGCGTTTGTGGAGGTCAATGAGGAGGGAACTGAAGCGGCAGCTGCCACTGGTGTCATGTTTACAACAACCGCCTTTGAGATGCCGCTTTTCTTTCATGCAGACCGTCcattcctcttcttcatttttcacAAACCAACCATGTCAATCTTATTTGCTGGCCGATACTGCAATCCAGAGTGATGCATTCATTAGACGCAAAAACGAGACAGGGAATTGAGATGGCAGGAATTGGCTTTGGTACAAATGCCACTCTACAACTCCTCTATGAATGAAGGGGTTATTTGTCTTAATGGTTCTCATCCATTTATTTTTAGTCTTGCACCACAGCTATGattgtgtgtttcatgtttcattcggttttttacatattttttcccAGGAAGCATAGTAAAAATAAGGCTTGTTGTTTTATTGGATCGGTAAGAAAGCAACTGGGTGATCATGAcgaaacattttaattttaaaaagctTGTGTGTGAGCTTGTGCACCTACAAACGCAATTTTGTTAATtaccacaaataaataaatttcaaGTAAGCGGTTCCAGCGTCTGTGCTTTTTAGCGCCATCTGTTGTTCGGATAATGACACACATCTATCAGCATGCTCATACGTCGCACCAAATTAAATGGAAGATAACTCTACTGGAGTTGTCTTAACACTTGCAACTATTTGGCGGTCGTTATATTTAGTATAACATTATATTATTAATTAGTTagttaattatatattttttagtatATAAACTCGGCATCTGATGTAAACGGAGGTTTGTTAAaagaaaactttattgaaaTACTAGGAGAAACAGGATATATATtgcaaatatttaatttcaactAAATAAAGTCACTGAATCGTCTCGTTTTGAACGGCGGGGTCAAATAGCTGTTCGCGCATGCGTGTTTTCCTGCTCTCTGAGCTACGGAAGTCGCCCATTCAACTGTCCGTGACGGGAGCGTCGTTCACTGACTCCGACTCCAAAAATCACTTACTTTGAAAGTGAAATGATGCTTTAAAGAACGGTTACTGGCTATTCTCGTTTCGCTGTTTATTGGGATTACGTCATTGTGTGGCGAAATGGCAGCCGAAAACTCGCTGTCCGAAGCGAACGCGACTTTTTGCCTGGATTTGCTGAGTCGTTTGGGAAGCGCAGATATGAGGGGCAACGTCATCTTCTCCCCGTTCAGCATCTCCTCCGCTCTGGCGATGGTGATGCTGGGAGCCAAAGGCGACACTCGGAAACAAATGTCAGAGGTACGTCGTTTTGAAACTTAAAAAAGAACTGAAGTGACAGTAGAAACGTTGTGAACTGCAATGACTCACAGCTGTTACCAAACATCTatgatgtcatctgatcacaagTTCctatttatttcctcttttatAGGGAATTGCTTAACATACTCATCATTTGACGCCAAAACAAATTATGtattagataaataaataacaattgtAACAAGCTAACTACAAAGCATGTTTATTTATCACCCAAGGTCAGAGTGGATCAGTGTTTGGTTGAAAGTTGGTTGTGATAGATAGTGGCCGATTTTATATGACAACTACTTCCTGAATCCCCTCAAGGACTGGTTCTTATTAATGCCACTTATTTACAAAAGAATTTGATGCTGTCTGTCCATTCCTCCTACCAAACACAGTAGGGGGAAATTCCATAAATCATTCCTGGACATTTGCTCCATCCTTCTGTCAGTATGACATACACttgttttaagtttgtttttgtagCGTCATAGTGGCTGTTATCTGTGGAGTCTTTGGGAATGCGGTGTCTGTACCTACCCTTTCAGTTGCTTCAGattttctctgttttcattgGTACTTAGCTGCTGAGCAGAAGTGATGGCCAGACATTATTAAGTGAATGTTGATCTGTTGTACAGTGTCTAAGAACTCAGGCCTGTCAGGAGGACGTTCACGCCAGCTTCGGGAAACTGCTGCACAACGTCGGCAACAAGGAGCCCATGTATTCACTCTGTGTTGCCAACAGGCTGTATGGAGAGCAGTCCTTCCAGTTTCTACAGGTTTGCTCAAACGCTGCTTTCAGTAGTTTGTGAAAACACTTTATTAAAAGACCTCTTAATTTTACTGTAATTTATTGTATGAACATCGAAAAAACAATTATATTTCTTGTGTCTCTGTCACCCAtatattttgtgtttggcaGTAGATCAAACCATTCAATCAAGGAACTAATAAAGATAACTATTAAAAACATCTTAGTTCGTTGCTTTGGGCGTCACATTagagttaacattttcattgtttgcaGGGCTTCCTGTCATCATCCAGAGAGTTCTATGAGGCTGAACTGGAGCCTGTGGACTTCAGGAAAGGTTTTGAGGCAGCCAGACTCAACATCAACAGCTGGGTGGCAAACAAGACTGAAGGTTTGTGCAGGTGGTGAGAGTGGACTCATGAGAATCTAGGAATTCAAACGTGACAGCAAACAAACCAGTGTCCTCACAGAGCCCCAGTAATGCCACTATTTTGTCAGGTAAAATTAAGGACCTGCTGTCCCAAGGTTTGGTGGGGAGCCTGACCACGCTGGTGCTGGTCAATGCCATCTACTTTAAAGCCATGTGGGAGAAGGAGTTTCTCGGAAAAGACACAAGCGATGGCATGTTCAGGGTCAGCAAGGTAACACAGCTTTTTAGTTTCCTAATTTAACCAATGAAGT encodes:
- the LOC128755293 gene encoding leukocyte elastase inhibitor A-like → MAAENSLSEANATFCLDLLSRLGSADMRGNVIFSPFSISSALAMVMLGAKGDTRKQMSECLRTQACQEDVHASFGKLLHNVGNKEPMYSLCVANRLYGEQSFQFLQGFLSSSREFYEAELEPVDFRKGFEAARLNINSWVANKTEGKIKDLLSQGLVGSLTTLVLVNAIYFKAMWEKEFLGKDTSDGMFRVSKTEKRAVRMMYQQSTFPVAIIPELNFKILELPYKGNDLSMLIFLPDEIEDNSTGLEKLEKTLTYENFVKWTHRDMMKPTFVSVHLPQFKIEEKYDMKNVLISMGMVDAFDPARSDFSGMSPGKDLVVSDVVHKAFVEVNEKGTEAAAATAAIMLLGCCMSDLYFTADHPFLFFIRHNPTSSLLFTGRFCSPE